The following coding sequences lie in one Amphiprion ocellaris isolate individual 3 ecotype Okinawa unplaced genomic scaffold, ASM2253959v1 Aocel_unscaffolded12, whole genome shotgun sequence genomic window:
- the LOC129348387 gene encoding CDK5 and ABL1 enzyme substrate 1-like has product MNETFKEKFPHIRLTLSKIRSLKREIRKLAQDECGYEEPTVAMAFVYFEKLVLQGKLNKQNRKLCAGACVLLAAKIGGDLKKHEVKLLIDKLEERFRVNRRELIAFEFPVLVALEFNLHLPEHEIMPHYRRLLQTS; this is encoded by the exons ATGAACGAGACCTTCAAGGAGAAATTCCCGCACATAAGGCTGACACTAAGCAAGATAAGGAG CTTGAAAAGGGAGATAAGAAAGCTGGCACAAGATGAATGTGGGTATGAGGAACCGACAGTCGCCATGGCTTTTGTCTACTTTGAAAAACTTGTTCTTCAAGGCAAACTAAACAAACAGAATCGTAAACTCTGCGCTGGAGCTTGTGTCCTTCTGGCGGCAAAGATCGGCGGTGATCTCAAGAAACATGAAGTTAAGCTTCTCATAGAT aaactggaggagaggTTCAGAGTGAACCGCAGAGAGCTGATAGCCTTTGAGTTTCCCGTCCTGGTGGCGCTGGAATTCAACCTGCACCTGCCCGAACACGAGATCATGCCCCACTACAGACGCTTGCTGCAGACTTCCTAG